In a single window of the Elaeis guineensis isolate ETL-2024a chromosome 4, EG11, whole genome shotgun sequence genome:
- the LOC105042796 gene encoding LOW QUALITY PROTEIN: miraculin (The sequence of the model RefSeq protein was modified relative to this genomic sequence to represent the inferred CDS: inserted 3 bases in 3 codons) codes for MPNTITSTMKLISLLSAFFLLSSLTTLAAGEVVLDTDGNELRRGVEYYIYPGITDVAGGLTLASRNHSCPLDVTLAISPTNNGLPVTFLPXDPEEDTINTSTDLNIVFSAFTICLQSTAWKLDFDNTTRRFYVTTGGVTGNPGXETLDNWFKIESASGRSGYNLVFCPSVCNICRPVCGSLGVFREDGRLRLGIXSDAPLPVEFRRA; via the exons ATGCCTAACACCATCACATCAACCATGAAGCTAATTTCTCTCTTATCGgccttctttcttctctcctccCTCACCACGCTAGCAGCTGGGGAGGTCGTCCTCGACACGGATGGCAACGAGCTACGACGTGGGGTAGAATACTACATCTACCCCGGCATCACTGACGTCGCCGGTGGTCTTACCCTTGCAAGCCGGAACCACTCTTGCCCACTGGATGTGACCCTCGCAATCTCCCCAACCAATAATGGCCTCCCCGTCACCTTCTTGC GCGATCCAGAGGAGGACACGATCAACACATCGACGGACTTAAATATCGTCTTCTCGGCTTTCACCATCTGCTTGCAGTCTACAGCGTGGAAGCTCGACTTCGATAACACCACCAGGCGTTTTTATGTGACGACGGGCGGCGTGACGGGGAATCCCG GTGAGACGTTGGACAACTGGTTCAAGATAGAGAGCGCCAGCGGTCGTAGTGGCTATAATCTGGTCTTCTGTCCCTCGGTGTGTAATATTTGTAGGCCTGTGTGTGGGAGTTTGGGTGTATTCCGGGAGGATGGGAGGCTACGGCTGGGGA ACTCCGATGCACCACTCCCGGTTGAGTTCAGGAGGGCATAA